One genomic region from Xyrauchen texanus isolate HMW12.3.18 chromosome 16, RBS_HiC_50CHRs, whole genome shotgun sequence encodes:
- the LOC127656630 gene encoding forkhead box protein A2-like yields MLSAVKMEGHEHAADWSTYYGEPECYTSVGNMNTGLGMNSMNTCMTMSGMSSTANMTANTMNMSYVNTGISPSMTGMSPSTGAMAGMGACMTGMNAALSPTMSPMAAQPPSMNALTSYSNMNAMSPMYGQSNINRSRDPKTYRRSYTHAKPPYSYISLITMAIQQSPCKMLTLSEIYQWIMDLFPFYRQNQQRWQNSIRHSLSFNDCFLKVPRSPDKPGKGSFWTLHPDSGNMFENGCYLRRQKRFKCDKNLSKETGRKTSEGGSNSSSDSCNGNESPHSNSSGNENRRSDMKSGQGLSPEHAASPTSQAQHLLAQHHSVLTHEGHLKPEHHYSFNHPFSINNLMSSEQQHHHKIDLKTYEQVMHYGYGSPMAGALSMGSMASKAGLDSPDTSYYQGVYSRPILNSS; encoded by the exons ATGCTCAGTGCTGTCAAAATGGAGGGACACGAACACGCAGCAGACTGGAGCACATACTACGGAGAGCCCGAG TGTTACACCTCAGTTGGCAACATGAACACTGGACTGGGAATGAACTCCATGAATACTTGCATGACAATGTCCGGAATGAGTTCGACTGCAAACATGACAGCTAACACCATGAACATGTCCTATGTCAACACGGGTATTAGTCCATCAATGACTGGCATGTCCCCCAGTACGGGAGCGATGGCTGGCATGGGTGCGTGTATGACGGGCATGAACGCAGCCCTAAGCCCGACCATGAGCCCCATGGCAGCGCAACCGCCTTCTATGAACGCTTTAACCTCATACAGCAATATGAACGCTATGAGCCCCATGTACGGCCAGTCCAACATCAACAGATCAAGGGACCCAAAGACCTACCGGAGGAGCTATACACATGCCAAGCCGCCCTATTCCTACATTTCCCTAATAACCATGGCGATTCAGCAGTCACCCTGCAAGATGCTGACCCTCAGCGAGATCTATCAGTGGATAATGGACCTTTTCCCTTTTTACCGGCAGAACCAACAACGCTGGCAGAACTCTATACGCCACTCGCTGTCCTTCAACGACTGTTTCCTGAAAGTGCCCCGATCCCCGGATAAGCCGGGAAAAGGTTCGTTTTGGACCCTTCATCCCGATTCCGGAAACATGTTCGAAAACGGCTGTTATCTTAGGCGGCAAAAACGCTTTAAGTGCGATAAGAACCTAAGCAAGGAGACGGGTCGGAAAACATCGGAAGGTGGATCAAACAGCAGCTCCGATAGCTGCAATGGGAACGAATCTCCCCATTCAAACTCGTCCGGCAACGAGAACAGAAGGTCTGACATGAAGTCGGGTCAAGGTCTGAGCCCGGAGCACGCAGCCTCTCCGACCTCTCAAGCGCAGCATCTCCTGGCTCAACATCACTCTGTTTTGACGCATGAAGGACACCTGAAACCAGAACATCACTATTCCTTCAACCACCCTTTCTCCATTAACAACCTCATGTCCTCGGAGCAACAGCATCATCACAAAATTGACCTAAAGACATATGAACAAGTGATGCATTACGGTTACGGTTCTCCGATGGCCGGCGCGTTATCCATGGGCTCCATGGCGAGCAAAGCGGGCCTGGATTCGCCGGACACATCCTATTATCAGGGTGTGTACTCCAGGCCCATCCTGAACTCTTCTTAA